In the genome of Streptomyces globosus, one region contains:
- a CDS encoding alpha/beta fold hydrolase → MSENWRRAGWAGAVIGVVAAGAAAGVAVERITVGRGVRRKARLALDAAGDYGSLRGTAGAAYAEDGTELHYEVEEPAQDAERARPGLRPSTEPAPTVVFCHGYCLAQDSWHFQRAAVRGTVRAVYWDQRSHGRSARGFAQADGEPVTIDCLGRDLKAVIDAAAPEGPLILVGHSMGGMTIMALADQYPDLVRDRVVGVALVGTSSGRLGEVTYGLPAVGLGAVRRILPPVLKVLGSQVELVERGRRATADLFAGMVKLYSFGAPREVDPGVARFAERLIEHTPIDVVAEFYPAFQAHDKTDALQRFGDIPVTVIAGDHDMITPAAHSQAIKDALPAAELVVLERAGHLMMLEYPETVTGLLLELFARTGAVPAAANVGGHGRRTAGSPPQPGAAAGSGPAGT, encoded by the coding sequence GTGAGCGAGAACTGGCGCAGAGCCGGCTGGGCCGGGGCCGTCATCGGCGTGGTGGCCGCCGGTGCGGCGGCCGGCGTGGCCGTCGAACGGATCACGGTCGGGCGGGGCGTGCGCCGCAAGGCGCGCCTGGCGCTCGACGCCGCCGGCGACTACGGCTCCCTGCGCGGGACCGCGGGCGCCGCGTACGCGGAGGACGGCACCGAGCTGCACTACGAGGTGGAGGAGCCGGCCCAGGACGCCGAACGGGCCCGCCCGGGGCTGCGGCCCAGCACCGAGCCCGCCCCGACCGTCGTGTTCTGCCACGGATACTGCCTCGCCCAGGACTCCTGGCACTTCCAGCGCGCCGCCGTGCGCGGGACGGTCCGCGCCGTGTACTGGGACCAGCGCAGCCACGGCCGCAGCGCCCGCGGATTCGCCCAGGCCGACGGCGAGCCCGTCACCATCGACTGCCTCGGCCGCGACCTGAAGGCCGTCATCGACGCCGCCGCCCCCGAGGGCCCGCTCATCCTGGTGGGGCACTCCATGGGCGGCATGACGATCATGGCGCTGGCCGACCAGTACCCCGACCTGGTCCGCGACCGCGTCGTCGGCGTCGCCCTGGTCGGCACCTCCAGCGGCCGCCTCGGCGAGGTGACGTACGGGCTGCCCGCCGTCGGGCTCGGCGCGGTCCGGCGCATCCTGCCGCCCGTCCTGAAGGTGCTCGGATCCCAGGTCGAACTGGTGGAGCGGGGCCGCAGGGCCACCGCCGACCTCTTCGCCGGGATGGTCAAGCTGTACTCGTTCGGCGCGCCCCGCGAGGTGGACCCCGGGGTCGCGCGGTTCGCGGAGCGGCTCATCGAGCACACCCCCATCGACGTGGTCGCCGAGTTCTACCCGGCCTTCCAGGCCCACGACAAGACGGACGCCCTCCAGCGGTTCGGGGACATCCCGGTCACCGTCATCGCCGGCGACCACGACATGATCACGCCCGCCGCGCACAGCCAGGCCATCAAGGACGCCCTGCCCGCCGCGGAGCTCGTCGTCCTGGAGCGGGCCGGGCACCTGATGATGCTGGAGTACCCGGAGACGGTGACAGGGCTGCTCCTGGAGCTGTTCGCCCGCACCGGAGCGGTGCCCGCAGCGGCTAACGTTGGCGGACATGGAAGACGTACCGCTGGAAGCCCCCCGCAGCCCGGTGCCGCAGCCGGGTCCGGGCCCGCAGGGACCTGA
- the tsaE gene encoding tRNA (adenosine(37)-N6)-threonylcarbamoyltransferase complex ATPase subunit type 1 TsaE yields the protein MEAPRSPVPQPGPGPQGPEAAARARITVDSPGAMQALGRSIAGLLRPGDLVLLTGELGAGKTTLTRGLGEGLGVRGAVTSPTFVIARVHPPLGTGPALVHVDAYRLGGGLDEMEDLDLDVSLPESVVVVEWGDGKVEELSDDRLHVVIARAVGHEEVLDDVREVTVHGVGARWAAPDALAGLRAAG from the coding sequence CTGGAAGCCCCCCGCAGCCCGGTGCCGCAGCCGGGTCCGGGCCCGCAGGGACCTGAGGCCGCGGCCCGGGCCCGCATCACCGTCGACTCGCCCGGGGCGATGCAGGCCCTCGGCCGGAGCATCGCCGGCCTGCTGCGCCCCGGCGACCTCGTGCTGCTGACCGGGGAGCTCGGCGCGGGCAAGACGACGCTGACGCGCGGGCTGGGCGAGGGGCTCGGCGTGCGGGGCGCGGTGACCTCGCCGACGTTCGTGATCGCCCGGGTGCACCCGCCGCTGGGGACCGGTCCGGCGCTGGTGCACGTGGACGCGTACCGGCTCGGCGGCGGGCTCGACGAGATGGAGGACCTGGACCTCGACGTGTCGCTGCCCGAGTCCGTGGTCGTCGTCGAGTGGGGCGACGGCAAGGTGGAGGAGCTCTCCGACGACCGGCTGCACGTGGTGATCGCGCGGGCCGTCGGGCACGAGGAGGTCCTCGACGACGTACGGGAGGTCACCGTGCACGGGGTCGGCGCCCGCTGGGCCGCGCCGGACGCGCTCGCCGGGCTGCGGGCCGCGGGCTGA
- the rimI gene encoding ribosomal protein S18-alanine N-acetyltransferase — MRWWDIGPVLELEQDLFPEDAWSAGMFWSELAHSRGPRATRHYVVAEDAAGRLVGYAGLAAAGDLADVQTIAAARDQWGTGLGARLLTDLLRAATAFECAEVLLEVRVDNTRAQKLYERFGFEPIGFRRGYYQPGNVDALVMRLSDPAHSVPADGPVQGETHG, encoded by the coding sequence ATGCGCTGGTGGGACATCGGGCCCGTGCTCGAACTGGAGCAGGACCTCTTCCCCGAGGACGCCTGGTCGGCCGGCATGTTCTGGTCCGAGCTCGCCCACTCCCGCGGCCCGCGCGCCACCCGCCACTACGTGGTCGCGGAGGACGCGGCGGGCCGCCTCGTCGGCTACGCCGGGCTCGCCGCCGCAGGCGACCTGGCCGACGTCCAGACCATCGCGGCCGCCCGCGACCAGTGGGGGACCGGGCTCGGCGCCCGGCTGCTCACCGACCTGCTGCGCGCCGCGACCGCGTTCGAGTGCGCCGAGGTGCTGCTGGAGGTGCGGGTGGACAACACCCGCGCGCAGAAGCTCTACGAGCGCTTCGGCTTCGAGCCGATCGGCTTCCGCAGGGGCTACTACCAGCCCGGCAATGTCGACGCGCTCGTGATGCGCCTTTCCGATCCCGCACACTCCGTCCCCGCGGACGGACCCGTACAAGGTGAGACCCATGGCTGA
- a CDS encoding NAD(P)H-hydrate dehydratase, with amino-acid sequence MRTAYSVENVRAAERAAMARLPEGALMQRAAAGLAAACAGLLPRVYGARVVLLVGPGDNGGDALYAGARLARRGAAVTAVPADPGRVHPGGLAALRAAGGRLSAAVPDRADLVVDGLLGIGGQGGLRPAAAALAERIPPGAPVVAVDLPSGVDADTGEVAGAAVRADTTVTFGAYKTGLLVDPGAALAGEVRLVDIGLDPAALGTPAAAALEDADLPTLLPRPGAASDKYSRGVVGVVAGSAQYPGAAVLAVAGALRGGAGAVRYVGPAHEEVLARYPETLVGRGRVQAWVVGPGLGGDRAAEAAQALAEPVPVLVDADGLRGLDPAVLRARTAPTLLTPHAGEAAALLGVPRADVESGRLAAVRELAGRFGAVVLLKGSTTLVCDGRGPVRVNPTGTPWLATAGSGDVLSGLAGSLLAAGLPAADAASAAAYLHGLAAGRAAAGAPLLAQEVAAALPAAWRAVQGS; translated from the coding sequence ATGCGTACTGCTTACAGCGTGGAGAACGTGCGGGCCGCGGAGCGGGCGGCGATGGCGCGGCTGCCGGAGGGCGCCCTGATGCAGCGTGCGGCGGCCGGGCTGGCCGCCGCCTGCGCCGGCCTGCTGCCGAGGGTGTACGGCGCCCGGGTCGTCCTGCTCGTCGGGCCGGGCGACAACGGCGGCGACGCCCTGTACGCGGGCGCCCGGCTCGCCCGGCGCGGCGCCGCCGTGACCGCGGTGCCCGCCGACCCCGGCCGCGTGCACCCGGGCGGGCTGGCGGCCCTGCGCGCCGCGGGCGGCCGGCTGTCCGCCGCGGTGCCCGACCGCGCGGACCTCGTCGTGGACGGCCTGCTCGGCATCGGCGGGCAGGGCGGGCTGCGCCCGGCCGCGGCGGCGCTGGCGGAGCGGATCCCGCCCGGTGCGCCCGTCGTGGCCGTGGACCTGCCCAGCGGGGTGGACGCGGACACCGGGGAGGTCGCCGGGGCGGCCGTACGGGCCGACACCACCGTCACGTTCGGGGCGTACAAGACGGGACTCCTCGTCGACCCCGGCGCAGCCCTGGCCGGCGAGGTGCGGCTGGTGGACATCGGCCTCGACCCCGCCGCGCTCGGCACCCCGGCCGCCGCCGCCCTGGAGGACGCCGACCTCCCGACCCTCCTGCCGCGGCCCGGCGCGGCGAGCGACAAGTACAGCCGCGGCGTCGTCGGCGTCGTCGCCGGATCGGCGCAGTACCCGGGCGCGGCCGTCCTGGCCGTGGCGGGCGCGCTGCGCGGCGGCGCCGGAGCCGTGCGCTACGTCGGCCCGGCGCACGAGGAGGTGCTGGCCCGCTACCCGGAGACGCTGGTCGGGCGCGGCCGGGTGCAGGCCTGGGTGGTCGGGCCCGGCCTCGGCGGCGACCGGGCCGCGGAGGCGGCGCAGGCGCTGGCCGAGCCGGTGCCGGTGCTGGTGGACGCGGACGGGCTGCGCGGCCTGGACCCGGCGGTGCTGCGCGCCCGCACCGCGCCGACCCTGCTGACGCCGCACGCGGGGGAGGCGGCCGCGCTGCTCGGCGTGCCGCGCGCGGACGTGGAGTCCGGGCGGCTCGCGGCCGTACGGGAGCTGGCCGGCCGGTTCGGGGCCGTGGTGCTGCTGAAGGGCTCGACGACGCTGGTGTGCGACGGCCGCGGGCCCGTCCGGGTGAACCCGACCGGAACGCCCTGGCTCGCCACGGCCGGCAGCGGCGACGTCCTGTCCGGCCTCGCCGGCTCCCTCCTCGCGGCCGGTCTGCCGGCCGCCGACGCGGCCTCCGCGGCGGCGTACCTGCACGGCCTGGCCGCCGGGCGCGCCGCGGCCGGCGCCCCGCTGCTCGCCCAGGAGGTGGCCGCGGCGCTGCCCGCGGCCTGGCGCGCGGTGCAGGGCTCCTGA
- the alr gene encoding alanine racemase, which produces MNETPTRVYAEIDLDAVRENVRALRARAPRAALMAVVKADAYGHGAVPCARAALEAGAAWLGTATPQEALALRAAGIGAPLLCWLWTPGGPWREAVEAGIDVSVSGMWALREVQEAARAAGRPARIQLKADTGLGRAGCQPADWAELVGAAAAAEAAGSVRVTGIWSHFACADEPGHPSIPLQLTAFGDMLAYAEKEGLEPEVRHIANSPATLTLPESHYDLVRCGLAVYGVSPAPELGTSAELGLRPAMSLKASVALVKTVPAGHGVSYGLHYTTGAETDLALIPAGYADGVPRHASGRGPVAVGGRIRHIAGRVAMDQFVVDLGRDHGPRRVRPGDEAVLFGSGAHGEPTAEDWAQAADTIAYEIVTRIGARVPRVYRNG; this is translated from the coding sequence ATGAACGAGACACCGACGCGCGTGTACGCCGAGATCGATCTGGACGCGGTACGGGAGAACGTGCGCGCCCTGCGCGCGCGGGCGCCCCGGGCCGCGCTCATGGCCGTGGTCAAGGCGGACGCCTACGGGCACGGTGCCGTCCCCTGCGCCCGCGCCGCGCTGGAGGCCGGCGCGGCCTGGCTCGGCACGGCCACCCCGCAGGAGGCGCTCGCCCTGCGCGCCGCCGGGATCGGCGCGCCCCTGCTGTGCTGGCTGTGGACGCCGGGCGGCCCCTGGCGCGAGGCCGTCGAGGCCGGCATCGACGTGTCCGTCAGCGGGATGTGGGCCCTGCGCGAGGTGCAGGAAGCCGCCCGGGCCGCGGGCCGCCCCGCCCGCATCCAGCTGAAGGCCGACACCGGGCTCGGCCGGGCGGGCTGCCAGCCCGCCGACTGGGCCGAGCTGGTCGGCGCGGCCGCGGCCGCCGAGGCCGCGGGCAGCGTGCGCGTCACCGGGATCTGGTCGCACTTCGCCTGCGCCGACGAGCCGGGGCACCCGTCGATCCCGCTCCAGCTCACCGCCTTCGGGGACATGCTCGCGTACGCCGAGAAGGAGGGCCTGGAGCCGGAGGTCCGGCACATCGCCAACTCCCCGGCGACGCTCACCCTCCCCGAGAGCCACTACGACCTGGTGCGCTGCGGGCTCGCCGTCTACGGGGTGTCGCCCGCGCCCGAGCTGGGCACCTCCGCGGAGCTGGGCCTGCGTCCGGCGATGTCGCTGAAGGCCTCCGTCGCCCTGGTCAAGACGGTGCCCGCCGGGCACGGCGTCAGCTACGGCCTCCACTACACCACCGGCGCCGAGACCGACCTGGCGCTGATCCCTGCCGGGTACGCCGACGGCGTCCCCCGGCACGCCTCCGGCCGGGGCCCGGTCGCGGTCGGAGGAAGGATTCGCCACATCGCCGGCCGCGTCGCCATGGACCAGTTCGTCGTCGACCTCGGCCGCGACCACGGCCCCCGGCGCGTCCGTCCGGGCGACGAGGCCGTCCTCTTCGGCAGCGGCGCGCACGGCGAGCCCACCGCCGAGGACTGGGCGCAGGCGGCGGACACGATCGCCTACGAGATCGTCACCCGCATCGGAGCACGCGTGCCCCGCGTCTACCGCAACGGCTGA
- a CDS encoding holo-ACP synthase has product MIIGVGIDVAEIERFGVSMERTPGMAQRLFTESELVLPSGERRGIASLAARFAAKEALAKALGAPGGMLWTDAEVYVEETGQPRVRVRGTVEARAVELNVKSFHLSLSHDAGVASAVVIAEG; this is encoded by the coding sequence GTGATCATCGGCGTGGGGATCGACGTGGCGGAGATCGAGCGCTTCGGCGTGTCGATGGAGCGGACGCCGGGCATGGCCCAGCGGCTGTTCACCGAGTCGGAGCTGGTGCTGCCGAGCGGCGAGCGGCGCGGGATCGCCTCGCTCGCCGCCCGCTTCGCGGCGAAGGAGGCGCTCGCCAAGGCGCTCGGCGCGCCCGGCGGCATGCTGTGGACCGATGCGGAGGTGTACGTGGAGGAGACGGGGCAGCCGCGGGTGCGGGTGCGGGGCACCGTCGAGGCGCGGGCGGTGGAGCTGAACGTGAAGTCCTTCCACCTCTCGCTCAGCCACGACGCGGGCGTCGCCTCGGCCGTCGTCATCGCCGAGGGCTGA
- the tsaD gene encoding tRNA (adenosine(37)-N6)-threonylcarbamoyltransferase complex transferase subunit TsaD yields MADEPLVLGIETSCDETGVGIVRGTTLLADAVASSVDEHARFGGVVPEVASRAHLEAMVPTIERALEEAGVSARDLDGIAVTAGPGLAGALLVGVSAAKAYAYALGKPLYGVNHLASHICVDQLEHGPLPEPTMALLVSGGHSSLLLAPDITSDVRPLGSTIDDAAGEAFDKIARVLQLGFPGGPVIDRLAKEGDPKAINFPRGLTGSRDPAYDFSFSGLKTAVARWIEAKRNAGEEVPVRDVAASFQEAVVDVLTRKAIRACKDEGVDHLMIGGGVAANSRLRALAQERCDDAGIVLRVPRPKLCTDNGAMVAALGAEMVRRNRPASDWDLSADSSLPVTDPHVPGTAGEEHGHGHGHGHAHDHDHVHELSKDNLYS; encoded by the coding sequence ATGGCTGACGAACCGCTCGTCCTCGGCATCGAGACCTCCTGCGACGAGACCGGCGTCGGCATCGTCCGCGGCACCACCCTGCTGGCCGACGCCGTCGCCTCCAGCGTCGACGAGCACGCCCGCTTCGGCGGGGTCGTGCCCGAAGTGGCCTCCCGCGCGCACCTGGAGGCGATGGTCCCGACCATCGAGCGCGCCCTGGAGGAGGCCGGGGTCAGCGCCCGCGACCTCGACGGGATCGCCGTCACCGCCGGGCCCGGCCTGGCCGGTGCGCTGCTCGTCGGCGTGTCCGCCGCGAAGGCGTACGCGTACGCCCTCGGCAAGCCGCTGTACGGGGTGAACCACCTGGCCTCGCACATCTGCGTCGACCAGCTGGAGCACGGGCCGCTGCCCGAGCCGACGATGGCGCTGCTGGTGTCCGGCGGGCACTCCTCGCTGCTGCTCGCCCCGGACATCACCTCCGACGTGCGGCCGCTCGGTTCGACCATCGACGACGCCGCCGGCGAGGCGTTCGACAAGATCGCGCGGGTGCTGCAGCTCGGCTTCCCCGGCGGGCCCGTCATCGACCGGCTCGCGAAGGAGGGCGACCCGAAGGCGATCAACTTCCCGCGCGGGCTGACCGGGTCGCGCGACCCCGCGTACGACTTCTCCTTCTCCGGGCTGAAGACGGCCGTGGCCCGCTGGATCGAGGCGAAGCGGAACGCGGGCGAGGAGGTGCCGGTGCGGGACGTGGCGGCGTCCTTCCAGGAGGCCGTGGTGGACGTCCTCACGCGCAAGGCGATCCGCGCCTGCAAGGACGAGGGCGTCGACCACCTGATGATCGGCGGCGGCGTCGCCGCGAACTCCCGGCTGCGGGCGCTGGCGCAGGAGCGCTGCGACGACGCGGGCATCGTCCTGCGCGTGCCGCGGCCCAAGCTGTGCACCGACAACGGCGCCATGGTCGCGGCCCTGGGCGCGGAGATGGTCCGGCGGAACCGGCCGGCCTCGGACTGGGACCTGTCCGCGGACTCCTCGCTGCCGGTGACGGACCCGCACGTGCCGGGCACCGCGGGGGAGGAGCACGGCCACGGCCACGGGCACGGGCATGCGCACGACCACGACCACGTGCACGAGCTGAGCAAGGACAACCTGTACTCGTGA
- the tsaB gene encoding tRNA (adenosine(37)-N6)-threonylcarbamoyltransferase complex dimerization subunit type 1 TsaB translates to MLLLAVDTATPAVTVALHDGRETVAESHQVDARRHGELLLPSVDRVLAEAGLKLDALTGIVVGVGPGPYTGLRVGLATATTFAAVLGIPVHGLCTLDGLAYAAGAAGIEGPFTVATDARRKEVYWARYEDPLTRVGEPAVDRPADIAEQVAGLPAVGQGARLYPQVFTDARDPEHQSAAALAALAAHRLEAGLDFLPPVPLYLRRPDAQVPKNYKVVTPQ, encoded by the coding sequence GTGCTCTTGCTCGCCGTAGATACCGCCACGCCCGCCGTCACCGTCGCCCTCCACGACGGCCGCGAGACCGTCGCCGAGTCCCACCAGGTCGACGCCCGCCGCCACGGGGAGCTGCTGCTCCCCTCCGTGGACCGCGTCCTCGCCGAGGCGGGGCTGAAGCTCGACGCCCTCACCGGCATCGTCGTCGGGGTCGGCCCGGGCCCCTACACCGGGCTGCGCGTGGGCCTGGCCACCGCCACCACCTTCGCCGCCGTCCTCGGCATCCCCGTCCACGGGCTGTGCACCCTCGACGGGCTCGCGTACGCCGCGGGGGCCGCCGGCATCGAGGGCCCCTTCACCGTCGCCACCGACGCACGGCGCAAGGAGGTCTACTGGGCGCGCTACGAGGACCCCCTCACCCGGGTCGGCGAGCCCGCCGTGGACCGCCCGGCCGACATCGCCGAGCAGGTCGCCGGGCTGCCCGCCGTCGGCCAGGGCGCCCGCCTGTACCCGCAGGTCTTCACCGACGCCCGCGACCCCGAGCACCAGAGCGCCGCCGCGCTGGCCGCACTGGCCGCGCACCGGCTGGAGGCCGGCCTGGACTTCCTGCCGCCGGTCCCGCTGTACCTGCGCCGGCCCGACGCCCAGGTGCCCAAGAACTACAAGGTGGTCACCCCGCAGTGA